Within the Deltaproteobacteria bacterium genome, the region TGGCCACATAACTGACGCTAAAATCATTTGTCAGCAGGGCAAACATCATGGCCAGCGTGGCCGTAGTCATCGCGAAGAAGTTGACATAAACAGCCATTCGCGCCCTTTTGAGTTGCACCTCTTTTTCTGATCTACTTGAAGAGTAAGCGGTTGCAATGCCAAACAGCGAAGAGCCCAGACACAAATAAATACAGAGATTTCCAATCCAGTTAATGGGAGAAATCATTTCAAAAGGTCCTTGTAGAGAAGGGTGGGTTTCTCGCCTTCTTTGGGAGGGCGATATTCATTGGAATGTTTAACCATCAAGCGGTCGGCTTGAAAGGAGTCATTTCGAAAAAGTTTTCCTTCCACAACAACACCCATATCGTCCTGAAACATTTGTGGAGGTGTGGAATGGCTGGCTACGGGAATTTCTTTGGAACCGTCTGTCAGTAAAAATTTGAGAGAGATCGCTTGTGGATCCCACTCAATGGAACCTTTTTTGACCGTGCCACCCAGACGAACCGGTTTTTCATACGCCAGATCTCCTTTGGCTAAAAGTTCCGTTGGGGTGACAAAATAAAC harbors:
- a CDS encoding cytochrome c maturation protein CcmE — encoded protein: MLRALNSKWAGFVLAILVILGGLSVLFFGKLESNIVYFVTPTELLAKGDLAYEKPVRLGGTVKKGSIEWDPQAISLKFLLTDGSKEIPVASHSTPPQMFQDDMGVVVEGKLFRNDSFQADRLMVKHSNEYRPPKEGEKPTLLYKDLLK